Part of the Mycolicibacterium mageritense genome is shown below.
TGTTGGTGAACGTGATCGCGAGGATCTGGCCGACGCCGACCTCGCGCGCGGCCAGCAGGTAAGCGATGCGCCGGGTCAACACGGCGGTCTTGCCCGAACCTGCGCCAGCCACGATCAACAGCGGCGAACCCTCGTGCAGCACCGCCTCGCGCTGCTGCGGGTTGAGGCCTTCGAGCAGTTGGTCGGTTTCAGTGGCCACGGAAAGGGAAGTCATCTCGGTTCCAAACCTACCGCGCACGGCCGACAATCTTTGCGCAGGCACAGCATGGAATGGCACACTCGAATACGTGCTCACCGAGCAGCGGCGATTTTTCTACGGATACCGGCCTGCGGTACGGGGCTTTGATCTGCTCCTCGCGTGCGCCGTGGTTTAGCTGCATCCCTTCCAGCCCCGCGGTCCGCATCCGGATCCGGGGCTCGTCTCTTGTGTGAGGCCCGGAACCGGAATGAGACCCCCGCACAACGAGGAGCCCACCATGACTGAGACGATCGAAACCGTGCCTGAGATCGATGACCTGCGTCGCGAGATCGACGAACTCGACGCCACCATCCTGGCCGCGATCCAGCGGCGTACCGAGGTGTCCAAGGAGATCGGGAAGGCCCGCATGGCCTCCGGTGGCACCCGGCTGGTGCACAGCCGCGAGATGAAGGTCATCGAGCGCTACAGCGTGCTCGGTCCCGAGGGCAAAGATCTCGCCATGCTGTTGCTGCGCCTCGGCCGCGGCCGCCTGGGACACTAGCTCTCCGCTTTCTCCGCGAAACTGCATTCCCGGCGGTAAAACCGGGCACTAAGCAACCCTGCCCTCCGTCTGGCGACGGACCCAGGCTGCCCTCACCCGATCGAGGATGTCGTGCGGACGATCCTCTTTTATGACGCGGACATGCAGCCAGCCCGCGCGCTGGATTTTCCGGAGCCTGATGACGTCCCACGCATAGGTGGTGCGATCGGTGCGGTGGTGATCGCCGTCGTACTCGACAGCGATCATGACGTCCTCCCACCCCATGTCCAGGTAGGCGAACTCGAAGCCGTTCTCGTCGAGCACCGGAATCTGGGTCTCGGGTCGGGCATATCCCGCGTCGATGAGCAGCAGGCGCAGCCACGTTTCCCTCGGCGACTGCGCACCGGCATCCATCACGGCCAGGGCTTCGCGGCACCGACGCACGCCATGAGCACCGCGGAATTCATCGACGAGCGGCATGACGTGATCGGCTGCCAGGCCGGTCGCTCTGGCAAGCGCGTCGAGGTGTTCGATGGCGGCTCCCCGAGGCAGGAACCGGCCGAGGTCCAATGCCGTCCGCTGAATCGTCGCGACCGCCATACCGTTGATCTCGACGACATCGTCACAGGTGAAGCGGTCGTTGTGGGTGATGATGCCTCGCGGCGGGCGATGGTTCTGCCAGATCAGTTCGATCGGGGCGTCGGCGTCCACCCATTTCGCACCATGCAGAGCCGAGGCGGCACGTCCGGTGATCACGCCTCGTCGCTTGGACCACAACCAGGCGCCCACGGTGTTGCCGTACAGCGACGGCTCCGCCATCCGCGGTTGATAGACGTCGGGAAAAATCGGCCGATACGCCGACCGCAGTCGACCACGAGTGAGTTCGCCGCGAGCCAACGCTTCGCTGCCCAGGAAAATCGTGCCCATGCCGTCGGATCCTGCTCGGCCGCTCCGACACGCTGCCGTCATCCCCCGCGAAACTGCATTCCCGGTTGCTGCGCCGCCGATTTAACGACCGGGAATTCCGTTCCGCGGGGAAACCGGGGAAGCCGGGGAAGATAGAGAGTCGAGCAGCCACGGCGTGAGCCACTTGACGGCCTCGGCAGTCGGGTGCACGCCGTCACTACGCATCCGGATGCCGTCGACCTTCGCGGTGTAGGAGCCGCCCGGGTTGAGCTTGGCGTTGAAGTCGAGCACCGAAACGTTCGGCCGCTTGGCAGCCACCTTGCGCAGCAACGAGTTCCACTCCTGCACGCGCGCCGGCTGGTCCTCGGGGTAGAGGCTGCCGTCGGCCCGTTCGCCGCGGCGGTTGTACGGCGCGGTGGTCACCACGACCTTGGCCCCGGTCGAGGACAGGATGTCCAACGCGCGCTGCAGCTCGCCCTGCAGATACGTGTCGTACGCATCGTCGCCGATGTGCGTCCAGTTTCCGTCGTGCACGCGGTCGACGATCTCCCAGCGGCCGATCATCAACAGCACGGTGTCCGGGCGGTCGTGCTTGATGCGCTGGGTCCAGCGTTCCGGCCAGGTGTCGCACTCGGGCTTCTGGTTGAGGGTCTCCCCCGCCGAGCGGTAGGGCCCGCCGCGGGTGATCCCGCAGCCGATCGTGGTGTAGTCGCTGAAGCTGAAACCCGGCGTCTTCGGCAGATAGCGCATGAGTGTCCACGCCACCGAGTCACCGAACACCGCGACCGTCTGGGTGCCGGGGGCGCGCCGCGCGGGCGGCGAGCCGACCGCGACGGGTACCTCTGCGCCGACGTCGACCCCGGTGAGCGCCGTCGACATGACGTCGGGTCCGGGTGGCTGCGCGGGGCGGCCGCCCACCGGGATGACGACTGTCGTGACGACGGCCGCGGTGGCCACCGTCGCGGCCGCGAGCCGCAGCATCGGCACATGGGTCGGGCGCCACCGCCGTACGGGCTGCTCGATCGCCCACCACGACAGCGCCGACACCGCGATCGTGACCCCGAACCGCAACGCCATGAGCGACCACCCGGTCAGCCCCGTGCGTTCGCCGTTGAGGATCAGGAAGATCGGCCAATGCCACAGGTAGACGCCATAGGAGATGGCGCCGAGGGCGACCAGCGGCCGCCAGGCCAGGGCACGTGCGACGTACCCGTCCTGGTCGAGCGCGACGGGCGCGACCAGCAGGATCGCGCCCACGGCCACGACGATCAGCAGCCCGTGCCGGAAATCGCGGGCGTCGCCCGTCGCGAAATGCGTGGCCGCC
Proteins encoded:
- a CDS encoding acyltransferase family protein, whose translation is MDVTAAGAAVRRRTIPARREIPALDGIRAIAVLLVLAGHAGVPGMAGGFIGVDVFFVLSGFLITSLLLDEFSRTDRVDLKSFWVRRARRLLPAMIVMTLAVVAARDLFPPEAVASLRDDAVAAFFWIANWVFVAQQTDYFTQGATPSPLQHTWSLGVEEQYYLLWPLLLVGAILLMRRRSVRAVRMTVFAIATVGVVASAAEAILMVNPESLNRVYFGTDTRAQALLVGAAAAALLVRDWSALTVSGTLIRTRWRRWIAWVLPVFGIAVLAAATHFATGDARDFRHGLLIVVAVGAILLVAPVALDQDGYVARALAWRPLVALGAISYGVYLWHWPIFLILNGERTGLTGWSLMALRFGVTIAVSALSWWAIEQPVRRWRPTHVPMLRLAAATVATAAVVTTVVIPVGGRPAQPPGPDVMSTALTGVDVGAEVPVAVGSPPARRAPGTQTVAVFGDSVAWTLMRYLPKTPGFSFSDYTTIGCGITRGGPYRSAGETLNQKPECDTWPERWTQRIKHDRPDTVLLMIGRWEIVDRVHDGNWTHIGDDAYDTYLQGELQRALDILSSTGAKVVVTTAPYNRRGERADGSLYPEDQPARVQEWNSLLRKVAAKRPNVSVLDFNAKLNPGGSYTAKVDGIRMRSDGVHPTAEAVKWLTPWLLDSLSSPASPVSPRNGIPGR
- a CDS encoding chorismate mutase codes for the protein MTETIETVPEIDDLRREIDELDATILAAIQRRTEVSKEIGKARMASGGTRLVHSREMKVIERYSVLGPEGKDLAMLLLRLGRGRLGH